The following proteins are co-located in the Micromonospora viridifaciens genome:
- a CDS encoding response regulator, whose amino-acid sequence MNAATVPPTTSAPIKVLLADDEGLVRSGFKVLLGVEDDIAVVGEAANGVEAVERARATRPDVVLMDIRMPKLDGIQATTRITETPGLGQVRVLILTTYDTDEYVFEALQAGASGFLLKDAGPAELLHAIRVVAAGDALLAPRITRRLIGQFTAQRTATRAAEERLGVLTQREREVLALVGQGLSNSEIGSELFLSPATARTHVSHAMAKLGARDRAQLVVIAYQTGLVSPTEA is encoded by the coding sequence GTGAACGCAGCGACCGTGCCACCGACAACCAGCGCTCCCATCAAGGTGCTGCTCGCCGACGACGAGGGTCTCGTGCGGTCCGGGTTCAAGGTCCTGCTCGGCGTCGAGGACGACATCGCGGTGGTGGGAGAAGCCGCCAACGGTGTCGAGGCCGTCGAGCGGGCCCGCGCCACCCGCCCCGACGTCGTCCTCATGGACATCCGCATGCCGAAGCTGGACGGGATCCAAGCCACCACCCGGATCACCGAGACACCCGGGTTGGGGCAGGTCCGGGTCCTCATCCTCACCACCTACGACACCGACGAGTACGTCTTCGAGGCGTTACAGGCCGGCGCGAGCGGCTTCCTGCTCAAGGACGCCGGCCCCGCCGAGCTCCTGCATGCCATCCGGGTGGTCGCCGCCGGAGACGCGCTGCTCGCGCCGAGGATCACCCGACGCCTCATCGGCCAGTTCACCGCGCAGCGCACCGCCACCCGGGCCGCGGAGGAGCGGCTCGGGGTGCTGACCCAGCGCGAGCGCGAAGTGCTGGCCCTGGTGGGGCAGGGGCTGAGCAACAGCGAGATCGGCAGCGAGTTGTTCCTCAGCCCGGCCACCGCGCGCACCCATGTCAGCCACGCGATGGCGAAGCTGGGCGCGCGCGACCGCGCGCAACTGGTGGTCATCGCCTACCAGACAGGACTGGTCAGCCCCACGGAGGCATGA